The Mercurialis annua linkage group LG7, ddMerAnnu1.2, whole genome shotgun sequence genome includes the window TTTCCATAAATGTATAGCTAAATAAACAACTATTAATCTCTCCGCTCGTCACATCACGCGGTACAATAATGTGGATTAATATCAAACTAAATCTAACTGGaacatgaaaatttaaaataaaagtttagaaaTTTATACCTGATGAAAGCCAGGTTCATGAGTCAAGCCAACACCCAATTCAGCCAAGCAAGAAAAAACCCTAGCATCACTACCATACAAGTGAGCGTACCGAATCAAACACAAATCCAAAACCCTAGCAACAACTTTACCTAACGAATAACTAATCACAAACCCACCCCCACCAAACCCCATATCAAACGAATTCTTCAAATTCTGTTCATAACTCTCCGAATTACTCCCTATATAATACCACTGCTCATGGTCATAAAACGACAGCGTTCTCACCAAATTCTCCACAAAAAACACCGTATCATCGTCGCCAAACACTAACCACCTCACCTCCTCTAGATTCATATCCACCGCCTCTTTCACCACACGCGCCACCCGAATCGCGGACCTCAGCCCGCCTTTAAACGTGTAGGGGAACCGGGAGGTGTCCTTAGAAATGATGACCGGAGGGAGCGTGGGGTCCACAAACGACACGTTGGCGTCGAGGAAAGCGAACGCGCGCGTGGTTTTGGAGTTGTACCAGAGGCGGAGGTAGGGTGCACGGGGAGAGAAGGAGGAGGAGGATGAGGCGACGGAGAAGAGGAGGTGGCGGCGGTTGAGGGGAGAAGCGGGGGAGGTAGTGGAGCGTGTGAAGGACGCGCGGGGAGGAGAGTGGAAAAGGAGGTGGAGGATTATGAGAGCGGAGAGTGCTAAGAGAAGATCTTTGAGACGAGAAGGggttaaaattagggttttgcaAGATCGCATTTTGGTAGCGGCGGAATTACTGCGTCTGCGTTTTCTGTTATGGTGCATGTTATTTAAAGAGCAGAAACGGTGTCGTTTGGAGCTTGGTGTCAGTTATTTCTGTCACCATTGCTGCTGCATGaagaaatatttttggataaggaGAGAAGATGGTGATGAATTAGTTCAGTTCACTCTGTGTAGCTCAAacgaattaaaagaaaaacaaattattataaaactCTTCATATTTGTCATGATTCAcattttaatttctctttttttattatcaaattgTATGGTCctactttttttttctgtcaaTGATTTAGTTCTTCCGTTAGTCAACCGAGTCAACACTATATGGTCCCCCACTTTGTTTCTCTCAGCGATTTCATTTTtcgtttttgtttttgtctATTGTTTTTTTAAGTGTTATCAAaggttattttaaaaagtaggcttaatttcttaaaaaaacctcaacttgtaattttttgttcgtttatatcctgacctTGTAAAATCACCATTTGTacaaattttggatttttatgtttcatccctacacaaaaatattaaattgtactctttttttttagaaaagagtttaaaacatacttttttctattttaaaaaaatacaaataaatccttaaacttcaaaaataatcaaatacatctaaataattaattaatttttttaattttataaaataaaaaaaaataaaaaaaattactattattttaaattttttgtaggaaatattttataaaaaaattaaaaaaaatcggaaatacctttgaaaaaaattaaaaaaaattattataatttttaattttttgaagaagatggtatttttgaactattaataacattaatgtctaattagtatataagtaaaaaatgaaagattttttaaactctttttcaaatgaaaagagtacaatttgatgttttttgatatagatgaaacataaaaactcaaaaattgggtacaaatgatgttttttcaatatcagggtataaacaaaagaaatacaAAGTGGGgcttttttaaagaattaagtCTAAAAAGTATAAATCTCACATGAAAAGTTTAACCAACTCTTTAAATTTTAGAGGATACTCTATTTTctttaaactttacaaaatcaTATATCCAAAAGGTTCTAATTTCAAGCGTGCTTTTTTAATGTTCTCTTTTCAATTATACGCTCTTTTCTAAACCTTTTTATCAAGGTGTCTacttgtagacacctatttttcggagtGATAAAAAAACTGAAGCGTCGAATGATGATTTCTAAAGAAATCTGTCAGGGTGACGAGCTTtcaatttgcttgctggaatcttaGAAGACGTAATCTATGCACAGCTGCAAATTTAGAGGATTAAACACAATTAAGCGTAAATAgtccataaaaatccaaagagattgtaatctgagtccagaaattggactaattgcaatgtcttataagtttatgggccaatttgcaagttttacggactggACCATAATCAAACCTATAGGGTCTTAGTAGCCGTTTTGACGCTTTTAGGCATCAAAATAGACTTTTAACATCTTTTTAATTAGCTAGTAAGTCCAAATccgaaaattaaaagaaaaattaattaaatagattttaaaacTAATCCTAATACTTCATGCCATATCACTTAACAGTTTAAATCCTAGAAGACTCTAAGCTAACCTAGGTCACCCATTCtcctataaatacagccttaaacCAGTCTGATTAAAGGTGACACACAAACCATAGAAATTAAGAAGCAAAAATCCCCCCCATTAGCATAGCATAACCGAATTCTACAcctcacacacacacaaaatcacATCCATTTTGGTCCTAAAAACACGTGTTGATTCTGCAAGAACACAACATCCGCACGGAtttgaagctggattccgcatccactacgccagcaaacgagccaagaaCTCAGACCGGTAGTTCAGAGGACCGCTtgatacaaaataaaacacaaacacCTATCTATTGCAGCTCTAGAAGTAAAACATTGTATTttacatacttttaaaaatatagatttcTGGAAGAAGGATAGAAGTTTGTTGCTCCAAAAGTTCTTTTCACCTGAGAAGAAAaattgtgaggggtcagtatgcgggaatatactgagtgagttcatatatttactaataagtatttatataaaacataaaataatgcaATAGCGTTTAAATCACGtgtagccaagtacaagatccgattgaaaccctaattctcGAACATCCCAAacgtatataatcaaatcacaCTGATCCAAATCGTCCGGCCCCGGGATAACTCAACtgcgtcagccgcgaccaacctcttaatcccaagttgtgggccCCAGGATAACtaaaccgagttcaacccactagatacgggtcttGGCAtaactcaaccgagttcaacctcgtatctgctattcatatatccaacttccATATTCGTATTCATAATCAAATTCACAACTGTAATAAATCGTATCTGGTGATCACGTAGTCCTATtgatgcccaataggtagcacgttccatcggatcaatactggttttaaACCAACAtgtatgcaattcatataaagaattcccattcaaatcaaacataaagcaatataaaacatttgcttATAAACAGTGCtcatttaaatactttaaaagtaaataattataaactcacagaaaacacTATTCAAAATACTTCGATgctcagaaacgtcaagcttcccgagctcctgtccagctgcttcttgcctcgccggatctaaaacgatttcaaaacaattgactcacatcagaatcctattctaggattgattctagactcgagacataACACACTACTgttattaaccgtcgtgcttctcacgtgttCAATTCCGATAAACGGCTTCTAACTAGTTCGGTTTGCCAATCTCTTTTCTGAATTGATTCTTAATTAACCTCGTTAGGTCAAACAACTCAACTTATTTGATAACTAATCGATTCCGATAACTCTACGCGAAAACGGGACTAGATTCGAAAATAGAGCGATTGGGTGAATTggtgtgcgagcgcacgtctcactgtgcgttcgcacatcAGACTGTAAgttcgcacagtcctgctgtgcgagcgcacagggtgctgtgcgttcgcacagttgaacTGTGCTACTCATAGTATGAGTTTTCAACCCCGATTCGATTTTCGACGTGCTTCTGATTTACCAAACGTTCTAAGTCAATCCCGCAATGCTCAATAACATCGGAAACTCAAGATTCATgcttaaaacgtcgaattcaaactcaaaattgctaaaacgataaaaccgctCGATCATCCTAAACTTTAACTCAATATATTATCAAATTCATccattaaaaaggcgaaacgtcaagcttaccgtgatttcgcatcgaaatacgatcgattcgagctatatatcgtcgaaaacggacgagaaacggagattgGGCGTGAGATCGATGATCTGATCGATGAAATGGGGAAGATGATGTTTAAGGCTTCTGGATGATTCTTAAGGAATCATAATCCTTATATATAActggctaaattgcactttgttCTTTGGAATTTTcaaaaagttgcaatttagtccaaaatttattcgcgtccaaattttaaacggtctccaattgactcgaaacttttaccataattaatataaaatattttgcggactttggcgaaataattattaactcgtgatttatattttattttatatgaattttctaAACTTTTCTCTCAAATCCCTCTAATAcgtttaataaatattattctaaattcccgatattattaaattaaatccatcttaaTTCAAATTATCGAAATTCACGACACGAGGCACGacttaattagtttaaaaatttggggtattacatgtactctttattataaaaagcatattcttgaaaataaaaacattttttatataaagagtagaattttaaattttaattcagtagattctttaaaatataacattttattattttttataaaaattagttcatttaactctttaaattaaagagtgcaacaataaaatataagtccaaTGTACTAGCTACTATATATATTTAGAGAAAAGATGTGGAGAGCCAATTTTCACTctctatttcatattttatctattatatttagtttttaaaatgaattaaatatatattattttttaatatatataatttttactaatctaatataaaattaaaattaaaaaaatcatttaattaatttttattgaaaaaagatAATATAAAGAGTTACAATTAGAGATGCTTTTTATTTAAGAGAAGATGCTCTTTATTATAAAGATATCATTGTGAAtactcttaattaattttattataattttatttttcatatattccatattaagaaaaaaataaaaaatatttttttaaagccAAAAAGATCAtgtgttttaaatttgaaattatgctaaagagataaaaaaaaattgagagtgAATTTGACTATCCATATGTAGAGAGTTAAATTTATTCTCTATTTAAAAATTCTATTATAAAGAGTCAATTGGACTTTTATTTTAGTGCTAAACTCTTTATAATAgatagttaatttttaaaaaaaaaaaattgttagagATGctttaatatcttaattgatgGTGAAACACTAACGACTGTCGATTTCTTTTATAGGTACAACCagtaaaatttgaattataaaaataacaaacatgTTAATtaccatattttaaaaaacaatataaatgcaaagaacacaaaaaaaaagcatatatttattattaattttatacagCATATATGTGTAAATAGTTACACAAAAATAAGTGTATGTATAAAAAGctctttatttatatatatatagaaatacaTTATAGGCTTGTAAAGTTATGGTGAAGGAGAAGAAATGGGCTTCCCTCCTTCATCTTTGGAGTGGGTTTGGATGTGGACTTGGCTAAGGGCTTTGTATTCTTTTTGcaatctaaaattattatataattaagtaGATATTTACGCGTTgcgcaaatatataaaatttatataatttaaattttgtatttttgttgcAATCATATTCTAATATAATTTGTTGAATTTATTAATTCAACACAATTTAGAGATATAGTAATGCAAAAAATATTCACACATTAAACAtaataatctaataaatttaaggTTGAATTGCTTTTAAGATTATAAAGTTAAGAATTTGGgaatagatacatttttaatttttacaatgtcgaacattagtttttaaatttttgcacTTTCAAATTAACACATgtcaatttttcataaaaaggGAGCTTATGTAGACGATAAAATAGAGTATTATTGGCCAGGTTGATACTTTTTAACGAAAAATTACttttggaattgaaaaaaaatagttaatattttaagttgtaaaaactgaaaatttatattgagaTTGACAAAGACgctttaaaagaaattaagcctaaagttttaacgaaatatttttatacaaattataaatttaaacgaACTGAAGATGAATATCTTAACACTATGCAAAAAAATTGTGTATAATCAAGTtcaaatataaaacatataatttataattgatcaATAATAATGATGAACGATTgaaagaaataaatcaaaataaaactggTGCAAACTCGGTTCTTTCCAACTTCGATTGACACTTCAAAAAATTTCATGTCTAGATAAAATGAACAAATGAAACATAATAGCACAATTCCAAAAACAGTAGAACTGCAAATCtagacatataaaaataaaatgttgcaTGGTTCAATCGTCATgactctctcttctctctctctctttctctctctctatatatattaacttGTTTAAAAGAGAGAGTTACTTCTTAATGGTTTAGTTTATAACTGATAGAAATCGAACTCAAGCATAATTATAATGAAACCGATTCGTATAGGATCTACCATTTTGAGAGAATCCTAGCACTCGCCTAAAAGACGAAAGGCTGATGATATTGGTGCTCAAATTCATAAGACTCGCCAAACTTGAAAATTGAAGAGAGGTTCGCCCGGATTTCTAAAAAGACCGAATGCCTAAGGACTCTATAAAAACGCGTCGCCCAAGCGAATCACCAAAGATCTAATACATGAATAATATCTAGAAGACCGAATATACGAAATCACTCTCTTATTCAGAAAAAAACTCATATATAAACAGACAGGTTTATATTTATGAATAAGACTTCATTTGAATCAGGAATCTCTTTCCTATCCAAACACAACGCTATTAAGTAGATATCACTTTCCTATTTGAAGTCTAATAGGTATTCTCTCAACTACTATTTAAAGAGTTTGAGGCATTTcctgaaaattaattacattcaTTGTACAAAAGTTCCGCTGAaagctcaatactgactttGGCATCAAAGAGTTAATCAAACAACCACCGTCTGATTAGCTATCTACCCTGTTTGTAGGTTTACTCttcggatcagaaggcagactccatcaagtAGCACCTCCTATGGGAAAAGCTTGACAGATTCGAAATAGAAGGAGAATTTCTGAACTcataaacaaattttttattgaagGAATGACTTTTGACAGATCAAACCTCAAAAATAAGCGAACTACCACGCAGCGCTACCCACCAGAGAAAACCAAAAGACGCAGGAACCCAGAATATTACAAGCGATAACATTTGACGAAGATGATTTTGGAAGAATTAATCAGGCACATAATGATGCCCTGGTTGTAGCAATGATAATTGAGGGTTGGAACATAGAAAGGGTATTGATTGATAAAGGAAGCGCGATAAACTTGATGACCAAGAAAGACTACGAAGGCCTCAGATGAGTCATCGCAGAACTAAAAAGGAACGCGGATCCGTTGACTGGATTTGGCAGACCTCCCATCAAACTAATGGGCATAATAGCCCTTGACGTAAAACTAGGAAGAGAGAGAAGTGATGAAGAACTACCTACTATATTCAGCATAGTAGACATCAATTTACCGTACAACGCCATCCTTGGGTGACCATTCCTCTATGATTCGGCAGCAATCACGAGCATAAAAGCTCACATGATGAAAATACCTACCAAAACGGGAATTATCATGATCAAAGGAAGCCAGGCAACTGCCATGAAATGCTATGACAAGTCAGTAGGAGAATCCTTTGAGACAATGCCAATTGAAGAAATTTGGAACCATGACATAGAAGAAAAGGAAAGCATCCCAAgtggaaaaatgaaaaaaaatagatctAAACGCGGAGAAGAAGGTGAACCTGGGAGAGGACATAAACCCCAAACATTAAGAAGAAATCGTGACGATCTTAAAAAAGAATATAGGAACATTCGCCTCTAAAACTTCAGAAATCATAGGGATTGATCCGCATATCATAACCCGCGAGCTAAGCGTGGCCAAAGGAGCGAACCTTATAAAATAGAAGAAGAGAAAATTCtccgaagaaaaaaaaaatagccgATGAAGTGGAGAATGTCAAAAAAGTCGAATTCATCATAGAAGTGCACTATcccgaatgggtagctaacgtagtgATCGTGAATAAGGGAACATAAAAAACAGGatgtgtgtggattacaccAACTTAAATTAAGTTTGCTCAAAAGATAGCTATCCACTACCTGACATAGATCAGTTAGTCGACTCGACAGTAGGACACGTCATGTATAGCTTAGCTGATGCCGTCCAAGGCTACCAtcaaatactaataaaataagAAGATCGGGAAAAAACGTTATTCATCACGGAAGGGGGAACATATTGCTATACAACAATGCCTTTCATACTAAAAAACGCAGGAGCAACGTACCAAAAACTAATAAACTTCATGTTTAAAGAAAAAACTGGAAAACGAGTCCAAGTAAACACGA containing:
- the LOC126655802 gene encoding uncharacterized protein LOC126655802, which codes for MHHNRKRRRSNSAATKMRSCKTLILTPSRLKDLLLALSALIILHLLFHSPPRASFTRSTTSPASPLNRRHLLFSVASSSSSFSPRAPYLRLWYNSKTTRAFAFLDANVSFVDPTLPPVIISKDTSRFPYTFKGGLRSAIRVARVVKEAVDMNLEEVRWLVFGDDDTVFFVENLVRTLSFYDHEQWYYIGSNSESYEQNLKNSFDMGFGGGGFVISYSLGKVVARVLDLCLIRYAHLYGSDARVFSCLAELGVGLTHEPGFHQVDMRGNLFGMLSAHPLSPLLSLHHLDAADPIFPEMTKIQAVKHLFKAANVDPNRILQQTVCYDRKHLLTVKVAWGYSIQVFEGDEYLQDLLSLQKTFRPWRRGSNIEYSRFMFNTRDYPRDLCKRPPVFFMESVASVSNGVLSNYTRYSIGNCPTAKAIKNLDYIKVFAQNVQPDGEQMKVPRRQCCDISPTFNESMIINIRKCGVDELISMRY